The following are from one region of the Magallana gigas chromosome 6, xbMagGiga1.1, whole genome shotgun sequence genome:
- the LOC105319614 gene encoding centriolar and ciliogenesis-associated protein HYSL1, with protein sequence MDDDLEFTDDEIRDELSKLGYRSIPSERLQEFKKDLRVLIQHERSKLSRDTSLSSHIQTDASDSFLGPPHRRLEEDSPPGYISREKENRPLRYDHGEPIFKKPLPPQPSQVRGDFALYDSHLDSTKDDFSGSECGSRMVKRKVLRKKTDGSRVIDESFTESESGSVLDINERLRLLGINTDRPSTAPAAEPPYRLSPDDPRPASVILRPSEHPHTRNVRKSDPVARYQQFRQSWTHQRAPGEKKHNQLRWNIREQMLAQDQVVEKKSQRVFVPNKYIVPTDKQRKSLRWQIRMDLAQGQMPAHGFYHEY encoded by the exons ATGGATGATGATTTGGAGTTCACAGATGACGAGATAAGAGATGAATTATCAAAGTTAGGGTACAGAAGCATCCCTAGTGAGAGACTCCAAGAGTTTAAAAAAG atttgaGAGTGCTTATACAACATGAGAGAAGCAAATTATCAAGAGATACCAGTCTGTCATCTCACATCCAGACAGATGCTTCAGACTCTTTCCTAG GTCCACCTCACAGGCGCTTAGAGGAGGACTCTCCTCCAGGTTATATCTCAAGG GAAAAAGAAAACAGACCACTTAGGTATGACCATGGAGAACCTATCTTTAAAAAGCCCCTCCCTCCTCAACCCAGCCAGGTGCGAGGGGACTTTGCACTGTACGACAGTCACCTTGATAGTACCAAGGACGATTTCTCAGGCTCAGAATGTGGCAGCAGGATGGTCAAAAGAAAAGTGCTCAG GAAAAAAACTGATGGGTCCAGAGTCATAGATGAATCCTTCACAGAAAGTGAATCCG GAAGTGTTCTAGACATCAATGAGAGACTGCGGTTGCTGGGGATCAACACCGACAGACCGAGCACAGCACCTGCTGCTGAG CCACCATACCGACTTTCTCCTGATGACCCAAGGCCTGCATCTG TTATTTTGAGACCCTCTGAGCATCCACACACCAGAAACGTACGCAAGTCAGACCCTGTGGCCCGGTACCAACAGTTCCGTCAGTCGTGGACTCATCAGCGAGCCCCAGGAGAAAAGAAACACAACCAGCTGCGCTGGAACATCCGAGAACAAATGCTGGCACAGGACCAGGTTGTAGAAAAG AAATCACAAAGAGTATTTGTCCCAAACAAATACATTGTACCAACAGACAAGCAGAGGAAATCGCTGAGATGGCAGATACGTATGGACCTCGCTCAGGGGCAAATGCCTGCTCATGGCTTCTACCATGAATACTGA
- the LOC105319616 gene encoding serine/threonine-protein kinase Nek2 isoform X1, which translates to MGSGSQIVHEAGTSIPPKQLIQPPQAEKDNAHSTQNNAGPTDMGEKLDPCPLVPYVSTHSESLSNSARKPRMPSTLDDFDVIGTIGSGSYGTCKKIRRKKDGKILVWKEMEYGTMTESEKQMLVSEVNLLRELKHQHIVRYYDRIIDRSNTTIYIIMEYCDGGDLSVLISKNRREGTYLEEDFVWKMLIQMTSALKECHRRKNGKAVLHRDLKPANIFLDSDNNVKLGDFGLARVLHHETSFAKTFVGTPYYMSPELVNNMSYNEKSDIWSMGCMLYEICALHPPFTASNQQDLNKKICIGDYKRIPSRYSEDLNTIISKLLCVEVKKRPSIEAILVDPIVLRRNRKMDRLERRNSAGSAGADSLHSWEDELKKREKKLELKEKELKSHERELAIREKMVEDKLKRIELLSKEYRRKSDLSREVSSSGDGDDMDFFDGLHPCLSRGRRDPDSPKKKVSFDMYGKENLRRHERYSDYTVDNLLTKDYTSKYSSDLKDYDNLYEVELAKRRELKDRLFRAKSKVTDLHDLKLDAHIRNRNLLYFR; encoded by the exons ATGGGGAGTGGATCTCAAATAGTTCATGAAGCTGGGACTTCTATACCTCCTAAGCAACTTATTCAGCCTCCACAGGCAGAAAAAGACAATGCTCACAGTACTCAGAACAATGCAGGGCCTACTGACATGGGGGAGAAGCTGGATCCATGCCCTTTGGTTCCGTATGTCTCTACCCATTCTGAGAGTCTTTCAAATTCAGCTAGAAA ACCTAGAATGCCGAGTACATTAGATGATTTTGATGTCATTGGTACCATTGGATCAGGATCATATggaacatgcaagaaaattagGAGAAAAAAAGATGGAAAG atacttgtgtggaaggagATGGAGTATGGCACCATGACAGAGTCGGAGAAACAGATGTTGGTGTCAGAGGTCAACCTCCTGCGCGAGCTGAAGCACCAGCACATCGTGCGCTACTACGACAGAATCATCGACCGCAGCAACACCACGATATACATCATCATGGAGTACTGTGACGGCGGGGACCTCTCAGTGCTCATCTCCAAGAATAGAAGAGAGgg TACTTATTTGGAAGAAGATTTTGTGTGGAAAATGTTGATACAGATGACTTCAGCTCTAAAAGAATGCCATCGCAGAAAGAACGGGAAAGCCGTACTTCATAGAGACCTCAAACCAGCCAATATCTTCCTGGACTCCGACAACAATGTCAAACTTGGTGACTTTGGACTGGCCCGGGTTCTCCATCATGAAACAAGTTTTGCCAAAACATTTGTTGGAACACCTTACTACATGTCTCCT GAATTGGTCAACAACATGTCCTATAATGAGAAGTCAGACATTTGGTCCATGGGTTGCATGTTGTATGAGATTTGTGCCCTTCATCCCCCCTTCACAGCCAGTAACCAACAAGACCTGAACAAGAAGATCTGCATAGGGGACTACAAAAGGATACCAAGTAGATACTCGGAGGATCTCAACACTATCATCTCCAAGCTTCTCTGTGTAGAG GTTAAAAAAAGACCTAGTATTGAGGCCATTTTAGTAGATCCAATAGTGCTGCGAAGGAACCGTAAAATGGACAGATTAGAGAGACGGAACTCTGCTGGAAGTGCTGGAGCAGACTCGCTACATTCCTGGGAGGACGAGCTCAAAAAGAGGGAGAAGAAACTTGAACTGAAAGAAAAGGAATTAAAAA GTCATGAAAGAGAACTTGCAATCAGAGAGAAAATGGTGGAAGATAAGTTGAAAAG AATTGAATTATTGAGTAAAGAATACAGAAGAAAGTCTGACCTATCTCGTGAAGTGTCTTCTTCGGGAGATGGAG ATGACATGGACTTCTTTGATGGTTTACACCCATGCCTTTCAAGAGGGCGAAGAGATCCAGACTCTCCCAAGAAAAAAGTGTCGTTTGATATGTATGGCAAAGAAAATCTTCGCAGACATGAAAGATATTCAGACTACACTGTTGACAACCTCCTAACCAAAGATTATACCTCAAAGTACTCTTCCGATCTCAAAGACTATGATAACTTATATGAAGTAGAACTTGCTAAGAGGAGAGAATTGAAGGATAGACTATTTAGGGCAAAATCCAAAGTAACTGATTTACACGATTTGAAATTAGACGCTCATATACGAAACAGAAATTTGTTGTATTTTAGGTGA
- the LOC105319616 gene encoding serine/threonine-protein kinase Nek2 isoform X2, with translation MHTCSCACGKRPRMPSTLDDFDVIGTIGSGSYGTCKKIRRKKDGKILVWKEMEYGTMTESEKQMLVSEVNLLRELKHQHIVRYYDRIIDRSNTTIYIIMEYCDGGDLSVLISKNRREGTYLEEDFVWKMLIQMTSALKECHRRKNGKAVLHRDLKPANIFLDSDNNVKLGDFGLARVLHHETSFAKTFVGTPYYMSPELVNNMSYNEKSDIWSMGCMLYEICALHPPFTASNQQDLNKKICIGDYKRIPSRYSEDLNTIISKLLCVEVKKRPSIEAILVDPIVLRRNRKMDRLERRNSAGSAGADSLHSWEDELKKREKKLELKEKELKSHERELAIREKMVEDKLKRIELLSKEYRRKSDLSREVSSSGDGDDMDFFDGLHPCLSRGRRDPDSPKKKVSFDMYGKENLRRHERYSDYTVDNLLTKDYTSKYSSDLKDYDNLYEVELAKRRELKDRLFRAKSKVTDLHDLKLDAHIRNRNLLYFR, from the exons ATGCATACATGTTCTTGTGCATGTGGAAAGAG ACCTAGAATGCCGAGTACATTAGATGATTTTGATGTCATTGGTACCATTGGATCAGGATCATATggaacatgcaagaaaattagGAGAAAAAAAGATGGAAAG atacttgtgtggaaggagATGGAGTATGGCACCATGACAGAGTCGGAGAAACAGATGTTGGTGTCAGAGGTCAACCTCCTGCGCGAGCTGAAGCACCAGCACATCGTGCGCTACTACGACAGAATCATCGACCGCAGCAACACCACGATATACATCATCATGGAGTACTGTGACGGCGGGGACCTCTCAGTGCTCATCTCCAAGAATAGAAGAGAGgg TACTTATTTGGAAGAAGATTTTGTGTGGAAAATGTTGATACAGATGACTTCAGCTCTAAAAGAATGCCATCGCAGAAAGAACGGGAAAGCCGTACTTCATAGAGACCTCAAACCAGCCAATATCTTCCTGGACTCCGACAACAATGTCAAACTTGGTGACTTTGGACTGGCCCGGGTTCTCCATCATGAAACAAGTTTTGCCAAAACATTTGTTGGAACACCTTACTACATGTCTCCT GAATTGGTCAACAACATGTCCTATAATGAGAAGTCAGACATTTGGTCCATGGGTTGCATGTTGTATGAGATTTGTGCCCTTCATCCCCCCTTCACAGCCAGTAACCAACAAGACCTGAACAAGAAGATCTGCATAGGGGACTACAAAAGGATACCAAGTAGATACTCGGAGGATCTCAACACTATCATCTCCAAGCTTCTCTGTGTAGAG GTTAAAAAAAGACCTAGTATTGAGGCCATTTTAGTAGATCCAATAGTGCTGCGAAGGAACCGTAAAATGGACAGATTAGAGAGACGGAACTCTGCTGGAAGTGCTGGAGCAGACTCGCTACATTCCTGGGAGGACGAGCTCAAAAAGAGGGAGAAGAAACTTGAACTGAAAGAAAAGGAATTAAAAA GTCATGAAAGAGAACTTGCAATCAGAGAGAAAATGGTGGAAGATAAGTTGAAAAG AATTGAATTATTGAGTAAAGAATACAGAAGAAAGTCTGACCTATCTCGTGAAGTGTCTTCTTCGGGAGATGGAG ATGACATGGACTTCTTTGATGGTTTACACCCATGCCTTTCAAGAGGGCGAAGAGATCCAGACTCTCCCAAGAAAAAAGTGTCGTTTGATATGTATGGCAAAGAAAATCTTCGCAGACATGAAAGATATTCAGACTACACTGTTGACAACCTCCTAACCAAAGATTATACCTCAAAGTACTCTTCCGATCTCAAAGACTATGATAACTTATATGAAGTAGAACTTGCTAAGAGGAGAGAATTGAAGGATAGACTATTTAGGGCAAAATCCAAAGTAACTGATTTACACGATTTGAAATTAGACGCTCATATACGAAACAGAAATTTGTTGTATTTTAGGTGA
- the LOC105319616 gene encoding serine/threonine-protein kinase Nek2 isoform X3, whose protein sequence is MPSTLDDFDVIGTIGSGSYGTCKKIRRKKDGKILVWKEMEYGTMTESEKQMLVSEVNLLRELKHQHIVRYYDRIIDRSNTTIYIIMEYCDGGDLSVLISKNRREGTYLEEDFVWKMLIQMTSALKECHRRKNGKAVLHRDLKPANIFLDSDNNVKLGDFGLARVLHHETSFAKTFVGTPYYMSPELVNNMSYNEKSDIWSMGCMLYEICALHPPFTASNQQDLNKKICIGDYKRIPSRYSEDLNTIISKLLCVEVKKRPSIEAILVDPIVLRRNRKMDRLERRNSAGSAGADSLHSWEDELKKREKKLELKEKELKSHERELAIREKMVEDKLKRIELLSKEYRRKSDLSREVSSSGDGDDMDFFDGLHPCLSRGRRDPDSPKKKVSFDMYGKENLRRHERYSDYTVDNLLTKDYTSKYSSDLKDYDNLYEVELAKRRELKDRLFRAKSKVTDLHDLKLDAHIRNRNLLYFR, encoded by the exons ATGCCGAGTACATTAGATGATTTTGATGTCATTGGTACCATTGGATCAGGATCATATggaacatgcaagaaaattagGAGAAAAAAAGATGGAAAG atacttgtgtggaaggagATGGAGTATGGCACCATGACAGAGTCGGAGAAACAGATGTTGGTGTCAGAGGTCAACCTCCTGCGCGAGCTGAAGCACCAGCACATCGTGCGCTACTACGACAGAATCATCGACCGCAGCAACACCACGATATACATCATCATGGAGTACTGTGACGGCGGGGACCTCTCAGTGCTCATCTCCAAGAATAGAAGAGAGgg TACTTATTTGGAAGAAGATTTTGTGTGGAAAATGTTGATACAGATGACTTCAGCTCTAAAAGAATGCCATCGCAGAAAGAACGGGAAAGCCGTACTTCATAGAGACCTCAAACCAGCCAATATCTTCCTGGACTCCGACAACAATGTCAAACTTGGTGACTTTGGACTGGCCCGGGTTCTCCATCATGAAACAAGTTTTGCCAAAACATTTGTTGGAACACCTTACTACATGTCTCCT GAATTGGTCAACAACATGTCCTATAATGAGAAGTCAGACATTTGGTCCATGGGTTGCATGTTGTATGAGATTTGTGCCCTTCATCCCCCCTTCACAGCCAGTAACCAACAAGACCTGAACAAGAAGATCTGCATAGGGGACTACAAAAGGATACCAAGTAGATACTCGGAGGATCTCAACACTATCATCTCCAAGCTTCTCTGTGTAGAG GTTAAAAAAAGACCTAGTATTGAGGCCATTTTAGTAGATCCAATAGTGCTGCGAAGGAACCGTAAAATGGACAGATTAGAGAGACGGAACTCTGCTGGAAGTGCTGGAGCAGACTCGCTACATTCCTGGGAGGACGAGCTCAAAAAGAGGGAGAAGAAACTTGAACTGAAAGAAAAGGAATTAAAAA GTCATGAAAGAGAACTTGCAATCAGAGAGAAAATGGTGGAAGATAAGTTGAAAAG AATTGAATTATTGAGTAAAGAATACAGAAGAAAGTCTGACCTATCTCGTGAAGTGTCTTCTTCGGGAGATGGAG ATGACATGGACTTCTTTGATGGTTTACACCCATGCCTTTCAAGAGGGCGAAGAGATCCAGACTCTCCCAAGAAAAAAGTGTCGTTTGATATGTATGGCAAAGAAAATCTTCGCAGACATGAAAGATATTCAGACTACACTGTTGACAACCTCCTAACCAAAGATTATACCTCAAAGTACTCTTCCGATCTCAAAGACTATGATAACTTATATGAAGTAGAACTTGCTAAGAGGAGAGAATTGAAGGATAGACTATTTAGGGCAAAATCCAAAGTAACTGATTTACACGATTTGAAATTAGACGCTCATATACGAAACAGAAATTTGTTGTATTTTAGGTGA